One genomic segment of Candidatus Melainabacteria bacterium includes these proteins:
- a CDS encoding thiamine-monophosphate kinase — MTTEQEILKVIRAIVPNSKKFLFDDAAIIEKDLIVTTDTLVENTHFTTKTYTPEEIGWKALAVNLSDIAAMGGKPLYALVSLSLPAPPLLWIKKLYKGILSCAKKYKTQIIGGNLARSKEINITITLIGKTVETPHWGVSTGKRSNAKPGDLVFVTGTFGYAAKKPIPQIKLGQKIIKLTKRCALMDSSDGLADCLIQISNESKVKIIIDEDKIPISKKILYSGEDYQLVGTASKEDCRKLKKIKEIKIIGEVETPRCGVSGAFLKQKNNKLVKLDRKRTYEHFK, encoded by the coding sequence GTGACAACAGAACAAGAAATATTAAAAGTAATTAGAGCAATTGTTCCAAACTCAAAAAAATTTTTATTTGACGACGCAGCAATTATAGAAAAAGATTTAATAGTAACCACAGATACGCTTGTAGAGAACACGCATTTTACAACTAAAACTTATACCCCGGAGGAAATTGGATGGAAAGCGCTAGCAGTAAATTTAAGTGATATTGCTGCAATGGGTGGAAAACCTCTTTACGCCTTGGTTTCACTATCACTACCTGCTCCTCCATTGCTGTGGATAAAAAAATTATATAAAGGAATCCTATCTTGTGCAAAAAAATATAAAACACAAATTATAGGTGGTAATCTTGCAAGATCAAAAGAAATAAATATTACGATTACATTAATTGGAAAAACTGTAGAGACGCCTCATTGGGGCGTCTCTACGGGAAAACGATCAAACGCAAAACCAGGTGATCTTGTTTTCGTCACAGGAACATTTGGCTATGCAGCAAAAAAACCAATACCACAAATAAAATTAGGACAAAAAATTATAAAGCTTACAAAAAGATGTGCACTAATGGACTCAAGTGACGGCCTTGCAGATTGTTTAATTCAAATATCAAATGAAAGCAAGGTAAAGATTATAATTGATGAAGATAAAATCCCAATTTCAAAAAAAATTTTGTATAGTGGCGAGGACTACCAATTAGTAGGTACAGCTAGTAAGGAAGATTGCAGGAAATTAAAAAAAATAAAAGAAATTAAAATAATTGGAGAAGTAGAGACGCCACGATGTGGCGTCTCCGGTGCATTTTTAAAGCAAAAAAACAATAAGCTTGTTAAACTTGACAGGAAGAGAACCTATGAACACTTCAAATGA
- the polA gene encoding DNA polymerase I, producing MLSENNTIILIDAPNLAFRMFFAMERTNMRTLGGIPTWATYGFLKALFDLLDKTKPKAIAAAYDCKEPTFRHKAYEEYKANRPEEMPEELSTQWPYIREGLESFEIPIYELPGYEADDVIGTLAKKASASGQNVLILTGDRDAFQLINDKIKVLVPSKGELKEYGRQEVFDYWGIWPEQVIDFKSLCGDSSDNIPGVEGIGEKTAAKLLAEYGTLDNIFKNVTKVEQKGLQEKIIKGEKSALLSKKLATIHTSVPIDINLKDTHLNIPDTNKLTRFLQKLEFNSFVKRLPNVLAPFNEGKPFEIKDQGSQQLKLEDPIEKLKTPSLKTNITDTEEDLDKFINELSNKNYICIDLETNSIDSMTCEIVGISLACFKKEKPDLEKSEDISACYIPIGHNSGKQLKSEQVLKELKPILENPKKLKIAQNCKFEYEILKRYGIDLNENIYDTMLASYVSNPDEKHGLKDQTARILGFRMTKIDELIGSGKKQLSMADIDIDRVAPYAIADATFTLELAKYYKANLEKSLTSVLEGIENPLIPVLANMELDGVRIDTKFLKELSNEITKKACELEEKIFKAAGEPFNINSPQQLGKILFDKLKLEHEGKITKTGQYSTDARTLEALAHHDKTKIVENILEYRQLTKLISTYTDSLPEQIDKKTGNIHCDFNQTITTTGRLSSSNPNLQNIPIRSELGRKIRKAFVSSFDHGLILSADYSQIELRILAHMSEDPVLIKAFKAGEDIHKRTAMEIYDVSEDKVTPEARSHGKTLNFALIYQQGAFATARQLAISQKEAQDFIDKYFQTFKKVKPFFENLLKHAKKKSYVETMYGRRRYFKNLNVKNKALQREDERAACNAPLQGTAADIMKLAMIKVYKELKEKEYKSKLILQVHDELVLDVYPEEKEKIEKVVKEAMELNQPLKVPLVVNMSWGKDWCELE from the coding sequence ATGCTAAGTGAAAACAACACTATAATTCTCATCGATGCACCTAACCTAGCTTTTAGAATGTTTTTTGCAATGGAGCGTACAAACATGCGAACCTTAGGAGGTATTCCTACTTGGGCAACATATGGTTTTTTAAAAGCACTTTTTGATCTTCTTGATAAAACAAAACCAAAAGCAATTGCAGCAGCATATGACTGTAAGGAACCAACGTTTAGGCATAAAGCATATGAAGAGTATAAAGCAAATAGACCTGAAGAAATGCCAGAAGAATTGTCTACTCAATGGCCTTATATTAGAGAAGGACTTGAGAGTTTTGAAATTCCAATTTATGAACTCCCTGGATATGAAGCAGACGATGTTATTGGAACACTTGCAAAAAAAGCTAGTGCCAGCGGGCAAAACGTTTTAATCCTTACAGGAGATCGTGATGCTTTTCAATTAATTAATGACAAAATAAAAGTTCTTGTCCCCTCTAAAGGTGAATTAAAAGAATATGGCAGGCAAGAAGTTTTTGATTATTGGGGAATATGGCCTGAACAAGTAATAGATTTTAAAAGCCTTTGTGGTGACTCATCAGACAATATTCCTGGTGTAGAAGGAATAGGTGAAAAAACAGCTGCAAAGCTTTTAGCTGAATATGGAACACTTGACAACATTTTTAAAAATGTAACTAAAGTAGAACAAAAAGGACTTCAAGAGAAAATAATAAAAGGTGAAAAAAGTGCTCTCCTTTCAAAAAAATTAGCAACAATTCATACCAGTGTACCAATAGACATTAATTTAAAAGATACTCATTTAAATATACCAGACACAAATAAACTAACAAGATTTTTACAAAAACTTGAATTTAATAGCTTTGTAAAAAGATTACCTAATGTCCTTGCTCCTTTTAATGAAGGTAAACCATTTGAAATAAAAGACCAAGGTTCACAACAATTGAAATTAGAAGATCCTATAGAAAAACTTAAAACCCCATCCTTAAAGACAAATATAACTGATACAGAAGAAGATCTAGATAAATTCATTAATGAATTAAGTAACAAAAATTATATTTGCATTGATCTGGAAACTAATTCAATTGATTCAATGACATGTGAAATTGTTGGTATAAGCCTTGCATGTTTTAAAAAAGAAAAACCAGATCTTGAAAAATCAGAAGATATAAGTGCTTGTTACATACCAATAGGACACAATTCTGGCAAGCAGTTAAAATCAGAACAAGTTTTAAAAGAATTAAAACCAATTTTAGAAAATCCCAAGAAACTTAAAATTGCACAAAATTGTAAGTTTGAATATGAGATTTTAAAAAGGTATGGAATAGATCTTAATGAAAATATTTATGACACAATGCTAGCTAGCTATGTCTCAAACCCTGATGAAAAGCATGGATTAAAGGATCAAACAGCAAGGATTTTAGGCTTTAGAATGACAAAAATTGATGAATTAATTGGAAGTGGGAAGAAACAATTATCCATGGCAGACATTGATATAGATAGAGTTGCACCTTATGCAATTGCAGATGCAACATTTACACTTGAGCTGGCTAAATATTATAAAGCTAACTTAGAAAAATCTTTAACAAGTGTACTTGAAGGAATTGAAAACCCGTTAATTCCTGTTTTAGCTAATATGGAATTAGATGGGGTAAGAATTGATACCAAATTTTTAAAAGAACTTTCAAATGAAATTACAAAAAAAGCCTGCGAACTAGAAGAAAAAATTTTTAAAGCAGCAGGTGAACCTTTTAACATTAATTCCCCTCAACAACTTGGAAAAATTCTTTTTGACAAACTTAAACTTGAACACGAAGGAAAAATTACTAAAACTGGTCAATATTCTACAGATGCAAGAACACTTGAAGCATTAGCTCATCACGATAAAACAAAAATTGTAGAAAACATTCTTGAATACAGACAATTAACAAAATTAATCTCTACTTATACTGATTCACTGCCAGAACAAATAGATAAAAAGACTGGAAACATTCATTGTGATTTTAATCAAACAATTACAACTACAGGAAGATTAAGTTCAAGCAATCCAAATCTACAAAATATTCCTATAAGATCAGAGCTTGGCAGAAAGATTAGAAAAGCATTTGTTTCAAGTTTTGACCATGGATTAATACTAAGTGCTGATTATTCACAAATTGAACTTAGAATACTTGCACACATGTCAGAAGATCCAGTTTTAATAAAAGCATTTAAAGCTGGAGAAGATATACATAAAAGAACTGCAATGGAAATTTATGATGTAAGCGAAGACAAAGTTACTCCTGAGGCGCGATCACATGGTAAAACTTTAAACTTTGCATTAATTTATCAACAAGGTGCATTTGCAACTGCAAGACAGTTAGCTATAAGTCAAAAAGAAGCACAAGATTTTATAGATAAATATTTTCAAACCTTTAAAAAAGTAAAACCATTTTTTGAAAACCTTTTAAAACATGCCAAGAAAAAAAGTTATGTTGAAACAATGTATGGAAGAAGAAGATATTTCAAAAACTTAAACGTAAAAAACAAAGCTCTTCAAAGAGAAGATGAAAGAGCAGCTTGTAATGCACCTTTGCAGGGAACTGCAGCAGATATTATGAAACTTGCAATGATAAAAGTTTATAAGGAACTTAAAGAAAAAGAATATAAATCAAAACTTATACTTCAAGTACATGACGAACTTGTTTTAGATGTTTATCCAGAAGAAAAAGAAAAAATTGAAAAAGTTGTAAAAGAAGCAATGGAATTAAATCAACCACTTAAAGTTCCACTTGTAGTAAATATGAGCTGGGGAAAAGATTGGTGTGAATTAGAGTGA